The sequence TTCTTTAGAAATTATTCAGCAGATTTTTGAATAAAACTTATCCGTTATCCGAAAAACTCTCAAGGCTGGTCATTCCGCCATCCACAAAAATACTTGCACCGGAAATATAATCTGCCAGATCACTTGCTAAAAATGCCGCCAAATTCCCAATATCTTTCGGCTGACCTATTCTGTTATAAGGAATCAGCTCAAGTAACGAATTCAAAGCATCCTTTGTTTCCCAAGCTTCTTTATTAATAGGTGTTTGAATAGCTCCCGGCCCAATAGAATTCACCCGGATTTTATCTGCACCGTATTCCTGCGCCAAAGTCTGCATCAGCATTTTGATAGCTCCTTTACTTGCGGCATAGTTTGCGTGACCTGCCCAAGGGATAATTTCGTGTACCGAACTGATATGAATAATTTTTCCACCAGCCACAGAACGGGTAGTATCAATGCCGCGACGTAGAAATTCTTTAATGGCTTCTCTTGAGCAAAGAAAATGTCCCGTAAGATTTACTCCCATCACTGCATTCCAGTCGTCTAATGTCATTTCGGTAAATTTTGCATCTTTCTGAATTCCGGCATTATTGATGAGAATGTCAACCGTTCCGAATTGTGCAATAACATCTTTAAACATTCTAATAACTTCATCCTCCTTTGAGACATCACACTGATAAGTTATTCCACTACCTCCTGCATTGGTTATTTCCTTTAAAACTTCCTGAGCGCTATCGTGAGATTTTTCTGAAGAATGATTGATGATAACGGTTGCTCCGGCTTCGGCGATAGATTTTGCGATTCCCGTTCCTATACCGCTTGATGCACCTGTGATGATGGCAAC comes from Chryseobacterium sp. 3008163 and encodes:
- a CDS encoding glucose 1-dehydrogenase codes for the protein MEVSLKNQVAIITGASSGIGTGIAKSIAEAGATVIINHSSEKSHDSAQEVLKEITNAGGSGITYQCDVSKEDEVIRMFKDVIAQFGTVDILINNAGIQKDAKFTEMTLDDWNAVMGVNLTGHFLCSREAIKEFLRRGIDTTRSVAGGKIIHISSVHEIIPWAGHANYAASKGAIKMLMQTLAQEYGADKIRVNSIGPGAIQTPINKEAWETKDALNSLLELIPYNRIGQPKDIGNLAAFLASDLADYISGASIFVDGGMTSLESFSDNG